AATCGCATGACGCCCCAGGAATTTGAAGACAGCCAGGAAGAGGAGTTGATGATCAAGAAGGCCCGGCAGAAGATATCCGATAAGGCCCAGGTTAGCGACGACGAGGCTTTGGCAGCATTCAAGAAGAGAAACGACAAAGTCGACCTGCAGTTCGTCTCTTTCTCCCCGGCTGAAGTTCGCGGCGAAGTGAAGCTGAGCGAACAGGAGCTGACCGCCTATCTCCAGTCCCACCAGGACCAGTTCAAAACCCAGGAACAGATCAGTATTTCCTATGCAATGGTAGATCCGGCCAAGTTCATTGCCAAGGTTACGGCCACCGATGAAGAGATCCAGACCTTTTACCAGCGCAATATCGACCGCTACCAGGGCAAAGGGGGCATCCTCCCTTTTGCTGAAGTAAAAGAGCAGGCCAAGGCAGACGCGATCAAGGCAAAGGCGGCAAAGCAGGCATATGAAACAACTGCCGATGCCCTTAATAAGAGCATCAAGGGAGCAGATCTTACCGCTGCAGCAAAAAGCCTTGGCGTACCGGTAAGCGAGACCCCACTGTTTACTGCTATTGATCCTCCGGCACAACTGGCCGGCGAGGCCGACCTGATCAAGCGCTCGTTCATGACCAAGCAGGGCGAACTTGGTGGACCAATCGAAACCAAGAAAGGTATCTACATCGTCAAGCTCAAGGAGCGTAAACCGGCAACAGTGCCGCCCCTGGCAGAGATAAAGTCCCAGGTTGAAGCTCGCGCCGCCATTGATAAGGCCCAGGAGCTGGCCAAGAAAAAGGCCGAAGAGGCGCTTGCCGCTTTTGCCAAGAACACCGCACCAGCAAAGGTCCAGGAAACAGGCGCATTCGCCTTTTCCGAAAAAGCGCCGATCATTCCCAAGATCGGCGGCTCTCCGGAAATCATGGAGGCTGCTTTCAATCTGACCAGCCAGGCCCCGGCAGCAAAGACACCATTCAAGATCAACGACCGCTGGTATGCCGTTAAGCTTAAAACCCGTATTGCCGCCGACACGAAAGCCTTCGAGCAAACCAAGGAGGAACTGAAGAAGGAACTCCTCCCCAAAAAGCAGCAGGAAGCGCTTGCCGCCTGGGTCAAAGAGCTGAAGGCCAAGGCAAAGATCGAGATCAACGCAGCACTGCTGGCTGAGTAACGGCAGCGACTTTTACAATACAATACAGGAGTCTTGATATGAGCAAACCAATCCTGCAGACCGAATTTCCTGATCTCAAGCTTGCCGGTCGCGGCAAGGTCCGGGACATCTACGACATGGGCGATACGCTGCTTATCGTAACCTCCGATCGGATCTCCGCCTTTGACGTCATCATGAACGAGGGGATACCGGATAAAGGATATGTCCTCACCCAGATATCAGCTTTCTGGTTCCATCAGATGGAGGATATCATCCCCAACCATATCATCTCCACCGACGTGAAAGATTTCCCGGCTGAATGCCAGAAATACGCTGATCAGCTGGAAGGCCGCTCCATGCTGGTTAAAAAAGCCAAGCCGCTCCCTGCCGAATGCATTGTGCGCGGCTACTTGTCCGGTTCGGGGTGGAAAGATTACAAGGCAACCGGCTCGGTATGTGGCATCAAACTCCCGGAAGGGCTGTTGGAGTCATCCAAGCTACCGGAGCCGATCTTCACCCCTTCCACCAAGGCGGAACTCGGTACCCACGACGAAAACATCACCTTCGAGCAGATGGTCGAGATGTGCGGCAGAGAACTGGCTGAAAAGGTCCGCGACGTCACCCTCAAGATCTACAGCAAAGCTCGGGATATCGCTGACAGCAAAGGGATCATCATTGCCGATACCAAGTTCGAGTATGGCATTTACAACGGGGAATTGATCATCATCGACGAATGCATGACCCCGGATTCCAGTCGCTTCTGGCCCAAGGACGGCTACAAGCCAGGCGGCGCCCAACCCTCATTCGACAAGCAGTATCTGCGCGACTACCTGGAGACGCTCGATTGGGACAAAACCGCCCCGGCGCCAGATCTGCCGGAGGAAGTCTACCGGAAGACCGGCGAGAAGTACATGGAGGCGCTGGTAAAACTTACCGGCAAAGGGAAGTAGCCCCGATTACCCATAAAAAAGCCCCGGTTTCCCATAAGGAACCGGGGCTTTTCTGTTGCCAATAGCCAATTCACAATCGTGCATCCAGCCGCCGGAAATACTCGTTCCGGCACCAGTTTTCAACCTCGACCAGGGCGCGAAACGCCTCGGCAAAATCCCGCCTGCCAATGGTAAAGACCCCGTGCCCGTAAACCAACGCCCGGCCCGGCCCGCCGATCACCGGCGGCACCCGCTTCGCCAGCCCCCCGGCACCGATCTCGCCGGCAACCACCGGTGTTCCGCCCATGATCCGGACCTTATCACAGTCCCGCCAGCAGTCGGTCACGGCGCAATGCTGCTCTTCGCAGACCATGCTCATCACCACGCCGAATTTCGGATGGCCATGGAGAATGGTCAGGGCATCGCCGGTCTCATAGACCCGGCGATGGGCGGCAAGCTCGCTGGAGGCGGTAATGCCGGTAGTGGATGAATTTCCGAACGGCACCGGATCAATGCACCCTGCCAGTTCGTCCAGGCTGGAGGCGGTCTGAGAGATGTAGATCATGTCGTTATTGCGGCAGGAGATATTGCCGAAGAAGGAGTCCACCAACCCCCGCTCTACCGTGTACCTCCCGACCCGCGCCATTTCGTCGAGAATCGTTGCATGGTCAGTCAGCGGCCCGTCGCGGAACGTCAGCCCCTCGGCAGTAAGCGGCTTCAGCCAGTTCGTGCGGAACTCCCGGAACGCCTCGGCCTCGCCGGGGAGCAGAAAGCCCGCGGTAAGGAGGTCTTCGAGATATTTGACAAAAGTCGAGTGAAACACCGATGACCAGTTAATGAACGCCTGTTCCACGGTCAGGGCGCCGTTGGCAATGATGCCGACCCCTTCGACGATGACGCCTTTCCTGCTGCCCAGGATCGTGGCGATACGCTCGGCAGGGTCCCCCTCCCCCAGTTCCGAGGCGCGAATGAACGGGATATCGTGGAGAAAGGTCCGGGTCTCGGTGTCGCGCGGGATAATGGCAGTGTCAGCAAGCGGGGCGCGGGCCACGAGATAATCGGCAAACGGCAGCGACGGCGCAGCAACCACCAGGGCAAGACAGTTGAGTCTGGCCAGGATGCTCTCAGCAAGCACCGCCAGGGAGTGTTCCCCGTCCGAAATGACCACATCGTCCTTGGCGCTAAAGGCGATTCTCTCCGGCTGTGCCGAGCGGTCGGCCAACAGCTTGGCCTTATATTTGGCGATCTGATCGATCATGGCTGACGCTCCAGCCAGTGCGAATCTTCAAAAGTCCCTTGTGAGGTCAGCCCCCGGATTCGATAATACTTTTGCAGCTCCTCGTCAAACCGGCTGCGGTCGATCGCTGGGACCTCGATCCCTTCGCCGCTGGAACCGGCCTCGCTAAAGAACCTTTCCGGCAACAGGTCATCGCTTATGGTAAAGCCGTTTGCGCAGTTATAGAAGCGCTCGGTCAGGCAGATCCGGTCACCGATCTCTTTCAGCGACTGCGGGGTATACTCCACCCCTGTGGTTGCACTGAGCAGCTCGGCATATTCCTCCAGGGTCGCGCCGAAGAAGGAGAACTTGCAGGCAACCAGCGAGTCAACCGCGGCATTGGTGTCCTCGGCGATCTTGATGATCCGTGCCTTGCCCGAGAAGGAGAAGCGGTCGGTCGGCACCGGCTTTCTGAGGATCTCGTGGGAGATCGGGTAGGCGCGCAGGTGACAGCCGCCGCGGTTGCTGGTGCAGTAGGCCAGGGCCATGCCGTAGGCGCCGCGCGGATCATACGCCGGGAGTTCCAGCGACTTGACGCTCATGGAGAGCTCGGGACGCCCAAGCTCTTCCGCCAGGCGCCTGGAACCTAACGCCAGGGCCTCGCCGTCGCCCCGCCGGAACGCCGCATCTTCCAGCAGCCCGGAAAGTTCTTCGGCAACAGGGAAACGCCCATGGGCCTCGCCCCAGGCCGAGATGGTGGCCGCAACGGTGATGGTGTCCATGCCGAGTTCATTACACAGGGTATTGGCTTTGACAATGGCAGAGAGATCGGCAATCCCGTTCAAGCCGCCGAAGTGCGAAACCGTCTCGTACTCCGGTAGGTGTTCCCCCTTCGGAGTGCTCTTCTTGCACTGGATCGGGCAGCCGTAGCAGCCATCCTTCTTTGCCTGGAAATCACGCTTGATCGCCGGGCCGGAATAGTTTTCCGAAGCGGCAAACACGGTCTTGCGGAAGTTCTCGGTGGGGGCCATCCGCCGCTGCCGCATCAGGTCGACCAGGGCCGGGGTGCCGAACTCGGCAATCCCCAGTTCGCCGAAAATCACCGGGGAAGCCCGGAAGAGCCGCATCACGTCCGCCCTGGCATGGTCGAACCGGTCGGGATCAGCGATGACAAGCTTGGCGTCGCCATTCACAGTTACCGCCTTAAGCCCCTTGGCCCCCATCACGGCGCCGAGGCCGCCGCGGCCGACCGAGTTCCCCTCGCCCATCATGATATTGGCGTAAAGCACGCCGTTCTCGCCTGCCGGACCAATGGCAGCCACGCTGCCGTGCTCGGCAAGCAGCGCAACGGTCTCTTTCACCCGCTTCCCCCAGAGCTCGGCAGCTGGAAGCAGTTCGGCATTCTCTCCCTTTATCGATAGCACCACTGGAGCAGCGCTGCGACCGATAATCCGTAGAACATCGACTCCTGCTGCTTTCAGTCGCCAGGCAAAACGCCCGCCGGCCGAGCAGTCGTAGATGGTCCCGGTCAGGGGCGAGCGCGACACCACCGCCAGCCGCGCCGCAGTGGGCGCTGGAGTGCCGCAGAGCGGCCCCACGGCGAAGATCAACGGCATCTCGGGATCGAACGGGTCGAGCCGGTAAGCGCCGCGCATCAGCCTGACGCCGAGCCCCCGCCCGCCGAGATACTCGTGTAGAAAGTGCTCGGGGATCTTCGAGCGCCAGATCCGGCCTGAGGTCAGATCAACATTGAGTATGTTTCCAGTCCAACCGTGCATGACGCTCAGAGCAACTCCTTCTTCCCCTGGCGCTCCAGTTCCTCGACCACCTTCTTCACATCCTGGGCGCGGTCGAGCGGGCAGACCAGCAGCGCGTCATCGGTGTTGACCACTGCCAGATCACTCACCCCGACCAGCGCCACCAGCTTGCCGCTGCCGTTCACCAGGCAACCTTTGGCATCGATGGCGATCAAGCGGGTGTCGTTCATTGCCACGTTACCGTTCGTGTCTGCCTCAAGCAGTGCCGGCATGGCGCTCCAGCTACCCACGTCGCTCCAGCCAAACTCGGCCGGCAGGACTTCCACCTTTTCGGATTTTTCCATGATGCCGTAATCGATAGACTCACTAGCAATCCGGCCATATATGGCCTCGATCTGGGGCTTGAGATCGGCAATCTCCCAGATATCGCTGCCGGAATCGAGGCCGTCCAGCTCCCGGTACAGTTCGGGCATGTGGCTTGACATCTCTTCCAGAATGGTATCGGCCCGCCAGAGAAACATGCCGCTGTTCCAGTAAAAACTACCGGCTTCCAGGTATTCCAGCGCCTTCTCCAGGTTGGGCTTTTCCACAAACCGCTTTACCGGATAGGGACCGGCACCCCGATAGGCCTTGTCCGCCTCGATATAACCGTAACCGGTCTCCGGCCTGTCCGGGGTTATCCCCAGCGTTACCAGATAGCCGTTGAAGGCCGGTTCCCGTGCCGCCAGCAGCGTTGCCCGAAAACGCTCTTCATCTGCGATAAAATGATCGGCAGGCAGTACCACCATCACCCCCTGCGAGTCGTGGCGGGCGATCACGGCAGCGGCCAGCCCTATGGCCGGGGCGGTATTACGCCCCACCGGCTCGGCAATGATATCGAGCGGCACCCCCTTGACGTAGGCAAGCTGCTCTGCTGTTGCAGCTGCCTGTTCCGCATTGGTAATCACGAGGATCCGTTTCGGCTTCAGCGGCAACACCCGGTCAATCGTCCTCTGCAGCATGGACCTGCCGCCGAATACCGACATCAACTGCTTGGGAGTCCGCTTGCGGGACAGTGGCCAGAAGCGGGTGCCGGAGCCTCCGGCAAGGATTACTGCGTACATGTCTATCTCCTGAAGTGTAGTGGAACCAGTCTGAAACTAAGCTGAATGCATTTCCTGACTGAGAACGACAGTGCCTTCGATACCGGTCTTGGGGAGGGTAAAGGTAAAGGTGGTCCCTTCCTCTGCCACGCTCGAAAAAGTGATTTTCCCCTTGAGGTACCGCTCGCCGAACAGCTTGACGCTGTAGGTCCCCATGCCGCGGCCGCTCCCTTCTTTGGTGCTGAAGGAACGCCGGAACAGCTGCAACTGTACGTCGCGGGGGATGACTCCGGGGTTATTGACTGAAAAGATCACCTCATCGTCGGTATCAGAGCAGGAGAGGGTTACCACCCCGCCAGCAGGCGTTGATTCAAGGGCATTTTTCACCAGGTTGCCGAGGATGCGCCGCAGGATCTGCTGGT
This window of the Geoanaerobacter pelophilus genome carries:
- a CDS encoding SurA N-terminal domain-containing protein, which codes for MLGIMRKYKESVVIKVVFVIIVASFVGTMFLVWGEGGSGGGPKSYAAKVNGGKISIEQYQRSYYRLRGIYEQLYGKSIPAEQEKQLGLKKAALDNLVDALLVSQEAKKMGIKVSKDEIVAAVAAVPAFQKDGAFDFNIYQQTLKSNRMTPQEFEDSQEEELMIKKARQKISDKAQVSDDEALAAFKKRNDKVDLQFVSFSPAEVRGEVKLSEQELTAYLQSHQDQFKTQEQISISYAMVDPAKFIAKVTATDEEIQTFYQRNIDRYQGKGGILPFAEVKEQAKADAIKAKAAKQAYETTADALNKSIKGADLTAAAKSLGVPVSETPLFTAIDPPAQLAGEADLIKRSFMTKQGELGGPIETKKGIYIVKLKERKPATVPPLAEIKSQVEARAAIDKAQELAKKKAEEALAAFAKNTAPAKVQETGAFAFSEKAPIIPKIGGSPEIMEAAFNLTSQAPAAKTPFKINDRWYAVKLKTRIAADTKAFEQTKEELKKELLPKKQQEALAAWVKELKAKAKIEINAALLAE
- a CDS encoding phosphoribosylaminoimidazolesuccinocarboxamide synthase, with translation MSKPILQTEFPDLKLAGRGKVRDIYDMGDTLLIVTSDRISAFDVIMNEGIPDKGYVLTQISAFWFHQMEDIIPNHIISTDVKDFPAECQKYADQLEGRSMLVKKAKPLPAECIVRGYLSGSGWKDYKATGSVCGIKLPEGLLESSKLPEPIFTPSTKAELGTHDENITFEQMVEMCGRELAEKVRDVTLKIYSKARDIADSKGIIIADTKFEYGIYNGELIIIDECMTPDSSRFWPKDGYKPGGAQPSFDKQYLRDYLETLDWDKTAPAPDLPEEVYRKTGEKYMEALVKLTGKGK
- a CDS encoding class II aldolase/adducin family protein translates to MIDQIAKYKAKLLADRSAQPERIAFSAKDDVVISDGEHSLAVLAESILARLNCLALVVAAPSLPFADYLVARAPLADTAIIPRDTETRTFLHDIPFIRASELGEGDPAERIATILGSRKGVIVEGVGIIANGALTVEQAFINWSSVFHSTFVKYLEDLLTAGFLLPGEAEAFREFRTNWLKPLTAEGLTFRDGPLTDHATILDEMARVGRYTVERGLVDSFFGNISCRNNDMIYISQTASSLDELAGCIDPVPFGNSSTTGITASSELAAHRRVYETGDALTILHGHPKFGVVMSMVCEEQHCAVTDCWRDCDKVRIMGGTPVVAGEIGAGGLAKRVPPVIGGPGRALVYGHGVFTIGRRDFAEAFRALVEVENWCRNEYFRRLDARL
- a CDS encoding aldehyde ferredoxin oxidoreductase family protein is translated as MHGWTGNILNVDLTSGRIWRSKIPEHFLHEYLGGRGLGVRLMRGAYRLDPFDPEMPLIFAVGPLCGTPAPTAARLAVVSRSPLTGTIYDCSAGGRFAWRLKAAGVDVLRIIGRSAAPVVLSIKGENAELLPAAELWGKRVKETVALLAEHGSVAAIGPAGENGVLYANIMMGEGNSVGRGGLGAVMGAKGLKAVTVNGDAKLVIADPDRFDHARADVMRLFRASPVIFGELGIAEFGTPALVDLMRQRRMAPTENFRKTVFAASENYSGPAIKRDFQAKKDGCYGCPIQCKKSTPKGEHLPEYETVSHFGGLNGIADLSAIVKANTLCNELGMDTITVAATISAWGEAHGRFPVAEELSGLLEDAAFRRGDGEALALGSRRLAEELGRPELSMSVKSLELPAYDPRGAYGMALAYCTSNRGGCHLRAYPISHEILRKPVPTDRFSFSGKARIIKIAEDTNAAVDSLVACKFSFFGATLEEYAELLSATTGVEYTPQSLKEIGDRICLTERFYNCANGFTISDDLLPERFFSEAGSSGEGIEVPAIDRSRFDEELQKYYRIRGLTSQGTFEDSHWLERQP
- a CDS encoding mannose-1-phosphate guanylyltransferase — protein: MYAVILAGGSGTRFWPLSRKRTPKQLMSVFGGRSMLQRTIDRVLPLKPKRILVITNAEQAAATAEQLAYVKGVPLDIIAEPVGRNTAPAIGLAAAVIARHDSQGVMVVLPADHFIADEERFRATLLAAREPAFNGYLVTLGITPDRPETGYGYIEADKAYRGAGPYPVKRFVEKPNLEKALEYLEAGSFYWNSGMFLWRADTILEEMSSHMPELYRELDGLDSGSDIWEIADLKPQIEAIYGRIASESIDYGIMEKSEKVEVLPAEFGWSDVGSWSAMPALLEADTNGNVAMNDTRLIAIDAKGCLVNGSGKLVALVGVSDLAVVNTDDALLVCPLDRAQDVKKVVEELERQGKKELL